Proteins encoded together in one Equus asinus isolate D_3611 breed Donkey chromosome 12, EquAss-T2T_v2, whole genome shotgun sequence window:
- the LOC139039843 gene encoding ral guanine nucleotide dissociation stimulator-like: MLTSLETGPIGAQKGLIPFLGTFLNYLLLLDTNMEDYLEGNEINYEKRSEEFKVTQQIFLLQEAVHLYHIEAEERFGAWFEAMEPLSEDESYSLSCHLEPPQERAGKMRRFFLPRKNRASLSSGLVTRPPTQNPATVADPGPSNSSSAACSSAAGTRLGNTRGPRPAPPMLMGRRTF, from the exons ATGTTGACCAGCCTGGAGACGGGCCCCATAGGTGCCCAGAAG GGGCTCATCCCCTTCCTTGGCACATTCCTCAAttacctgctgctgctggacacCAACATGGAGGATTacctggag ggaaatgagatcaattacgagaaaaggagtgag GAATTCAAAGTCACCCAGCAGATCTTCCTGCTCCAGGAGGCAGTCCATCTTTACCACATTGAGGCTGAGGAGCGATTTGGGGCCTGGTTCGAGGCCATGGAGCCCCTCAGCGAGGATgagag ctacagcctgtcctgccacctGGAGCCCCCACAGGAGAGGGCCGGCAAGATGCGCCGGTTTTTCCTGCCCAGGAAGAACCGCGCATCTCTCAGCTCAGGGCTCG TCACCAGACCCCCGACGCAGAACCCAGCAACAGTGGCAGATCCCGGTCCTTCCAACAGCTCGAGTGCAGCCTGCTCTTCAGCGGCGGGGACACGGCTGGGAAACACGCGGGGCCCCAGGCCGGCTCCTCCCATGCTGATGgggagaagaacattctaa